The sequence CTCTAGTTTTTACCTTGAGGACACAGGATTCAAAGCTCTAGCAAAGCCATTCATGGCGCCGTAGCTCTTGGAACTGAAGCCCAGACACCCCAGCAAACCCTGCCTGTACGGCAAGAATGTCTTCTTCCTCATCTCCTCCGCCTGTGCTCTGTTTGCCGTGTAGTGCAATTCATGAGGTGATGGCGATGGCACTCTTCTTTTACCAGCCCCAGTTTTACTATTTACTCCCCTCTTTTTACCCTCTTGATTCCCCCCACCACTCTGATCCTTCACCTTGGAGCTTGACAATGGCGGCGCTTTCTTATCCTTCACCGGTGAGAAGGATAAGGAGCCCCAGAACTTGTGCCCCTCGTTTCTACCTTCGCTCTTGCTTCTGTACAGAAATTCCTTCAGGAAAACCCACCGCCGCGAACTCCGCCCGGCCGACGATGACCTGGACGCGCACGGTGTTGTTTCGTCGGTTCCCTTGTCTTCTTCGGCATTCTTACGTGCGAGCTCCTCATTTTGCCTCTTGGCCTCGTCGTCGTCGTCGTGCCACTCCGTCGCTGTCGTTCTGAGAGGGGACATGGATCTGGTCCTCCGGCGCAGGGATCCGGCGCGTAACTTCAAGTCTCTCCCGCGGGAGAATGTTTGGTCCTCCTCCGCAACGTCGTCGGATTCAATCAAAGGGGCGAGGAGTTGGGGGCGCTGGAGATGGGTAGAGAGCTTCATAGGTCGGATCTGGCCGTTGAAGAATAACTCGTCGGCGGAGGTCATGGATTCGGGCGACGAGGCGCCGGTGGAAGGAAATGTGGCGGAGAAATCGAACTCAAATGAAGAACCAGCGTCCGCCGCGGCGGCGGACGAGGAATAGGAAGTGAGATTGGTGGTTGATAGGACAAAGTGCGTGGGACTGGCGGGCGCACTGTAGTAAAATCCGGCAGCGGGGGTGCCACGGCCGGGACTAGAAGCTTCTTCCATTTCTTCAGTTTCGTGGAAACGGTGTGGTGTGGAGTGCGTGGATTTATGCGGGAAAACACACAGTAAGAGAGTTGCTGAAGGGTTACATTATGGAAAGGGACATGAACATGCCCGTTTATTTCGAAAATGCCACTCTCtacaaaaactatttttataattaaatttgtaattatcctttttttttataataataagtaaaaattggagaaattaccgaaataattaatacaacaattaatcaaatttagatCAATGGATAAGAATGCACAAAAAAAGTTAAGAAAATCCTCTGGATatgttatcaaaattaaaagtataatcCGAGAATAGGCTCAAACGTCCAATTCTATTATACTGTTCCTGTAAGCatataaagaattataatgtgagatgaagaaaaaaaattataaaaaataaaataattacaatagggtttattaaaattacgaAGGTTTGTAAAGGCAAAACATATGGAGAATATGGGAGAGAGAAATTGAGTAATAggttgagagaaaaaaaatattaaaattactatacggacaattatttttgaaagaataaaataaatgaaatggcAAAAcagaacaataaaaaattggtacgatcaatgtattttttttttatataatagtatagatataaacATGTTCGGAGATTTTGCCATATATTTCATACACGGAAAAATTTTGTACACGTtgtgtttataaaattaaatggaatAGAATTTTTAAGTGAATTTGAAACATAAATTCAATCTAATTCACCTATAATTAAAGGGGGACTTTTGGTGGTAAGGtaaaaaaacgaaaaataatatttttcatctcataACTTGGAGTCTTTATATGTTTTGTGTCTCATCAGTTAGAGGATCGTTAACTTTTTGTCTCAAAACTTCTAAAGAGTGGTACTTTTGGTTCAATACCCTTTTAACGCCCAcgtgattttttttccttcaataaTTAACGTAAAGGTAAATAaaagtactatttttttaaaattatagaatcaaattgaaaatctCGGAACCAATaaggtaaataaaaaaaaatgtaaaggtCATAATGGTCACGTCTTAGCGCGTGGCAATTTTcgttataaaataatattatatgaccaaaaatgttatattttaaaagtcggaagatcaaaagtaaaaatttcgtgactaatgaaattaaatttggcaTCAAAAAGTGTTATTTCCctggaaaaaagaagagtttGAGCTTGGAATCTAATACTTAGACTGAcctttacaaatttttattgattaatttgcaatatcaaatatatatatattaatttttgtgaaattgaaatgttgaatttattgtagTAAAAAGTGGGAGTAGTATTGACTTTAGTAAAATAGTGGTTAGTACATAGTTCAATGtgaatacatatatttttaatttattcatttagattatttaattaatgctCCTCCAATGTTTACGCAAATCAAATCAAGTGgtccaaaatatttaactagGGACACAAACTAggtatatttcttatttttataagtttaattaCACTCGTTTGacgtaattacaaataaattatttgtggtttgaaaaattagatctaatactcttaaaatttgcttctgtctaaaaaataagtcccataattagtcaaaatttaccgaatttattgatattaattaaaaaaattaaaaaaaaatctatatttatcctcaattgaattattacttatttattgcaagtcaaataatttttatatccgaattaccctcatacgtcttcacatattaatgcatgtaagatggtatatcttcaccgttacaaggataatttagtccaaattttttttttgacctataataaattagtaataaatcaatcgagagtaaatatcaattttcattcattttttatgttaatatcaacaaatttagtgaattttgactcaTTGAGGGGCTTATTTGCTAGGCCCGCAGAAACAAACCTCAAGAGTACTATaagtaatttctcaaatcacatgaggtttacatatataatcacACTGAACCTCAGGAgatgagagtgtaattatccctttttatACTGATAGAAATCCCCTCCACAatcatctaataattaaagtCATGTTTGCCCCTGTGATTTTAAGTCAAATAACATGATAATTTTTGTACTTAGCATTGGagtatctaatttttttttttccctttactTTATCTTCTCTCGAAGCATTcaagaataattttctttacaaCCAAACAAGGCATTGCTTTAACACCAAGGCATAGGTCTAACATACCTTGAACAATATGCCACTTTTGGACCTTagactttaattaaaaaataaataaaaagaaaaaaaaatagtatacaaaattaaaataattatttgaaattagttttatatatatctcccccaccccaaaaaaaattccaagaacCAAAATATGGTACTATTAGTTTGAACATCCTTAAAAATTGTTTGCATTCAAAAAGAAgtattatgatttttgttattattgatattatttttgcaaaaataaaaagattatgaCATTATTCGTTTTagactaattatattaacgacaaaaattaataaaattggacAACAAGGAACATGGACAAGTTAACTAGATGTCGGGTTTTTGTCTTTTATACACTTCAAGAAATAGCCAGAATTCAAACTCGAACTCGATTTCACTTCACTCAATCAATCAAATAAGTAGACTAATTGTGAAAATTagtctaataataataataataaaattttatttaaacactttttttttgtgaaaaaaattcactttCCTTATCCcattattttgtgattttttttgtcccattattttatataaattattttaaattaattatacagtACGTATCGATCATCCCgaataaaaacattatatgATTCAAAAAAACCATggtattttattattgcatgaaaacaacataaaactatacactttcaaatatatatatattcaaattaattatgttatattgatacttttatgcaaatttaataccataataaatgtataattaggGATATTTGTCTTGGTTATTTACTACGACGAATGTTTTGATCTCacatacttaaaaaaaaaaaaaattcataacaaTTGCAAAAgttgtgattaattattagtaacaataaatttatatttttagctataataattagtcacggcaaaaaatatattttttgctgtaattataaatattttacctttgttcgaaaaattgtaaatacattcttcaaataaaaaaagaattacgtAGTTTGTGGACGGTGAGGTGCTCGTTACTATTTTACATCTGCTGAAATtttttgacaatattaaaatatatatttgaagaaatgtaaaaaaaatgagagtcAAATAAATAGCtcatagaaaatattagtccataaagatattttagagaatatatcaaatttaattcatgATCCAAGATGGTATTTTAGTCAGTTTACCgtaaaaattggatgaaaacccAACGGAGACTAACGAAATGGGCTTGATTTAAGACGGATGTTAAATCaggggagtatttgtaatttctcaataaattacaaccatcACCTTTGAAGTTTGACATGATTACAGAAATTACGAATACCCACCAATTTTAACGTCCGTCTGACAACGAGCTCATCCCATTAGTTTCCATTAGgctttcattcaacttttgtagtaaaattgacaaaaatgcatttttttaattataaactgtaattttatatatattttataatttttcaaaaatacttttgtagactaaaattttctataaattatttattttacccactctcaatttttttatatttttttagactctgaattttaaaattttcagcaaGAGTAAGTAGTAATATGCACTTCACTGTTtagaaattatgaaattatttttcaaataaaaattttgtaataataaaaaaaataattataattatatcaaatctcggataaatagttgtaatttagGCTTACCTAAATAGA comes from Sesamum indicum cultivar Zhongzhi No. 13 linkage group LG10, S_indicum_v1.0, whole genome shotgun sequence and encodes:
- the LOC105172794 gene encoding uncharacterized protein LOC105172794 — protein: MEEASSPGRGTPAAGFYYSAPASPTHFVLSTTNLTSYSSSAAAADAGSSFEFDFSATFPSTGASSPESMTSADELFFNGQIRPMKLSTHLQRPQLLAPLIESDDVAEEDQTFSRGRDLKLRAGSLRRRTRSMSPLRTTATEWHDDDDEAKRQNEELARKNAEEDKGTDETTPCASRSSSAGRSSRRWVFLKEFLYRSKSEGRNEGHKFWGSLSFSPVKDKKAPPLSSSKVKDQSGGGNQEGKKRGVNSKTGAGKRRVPSPSPHELHYTANRAQAEEMRKKTFLPYRQGLLGCLGFSSKSYGAMNGFARALNPVSSR